In Zingiber officinale cultivar Zhangliang chromosome 6A, Zo_v1.1, whole genome shotgun sequence, a single genomic region encodes these proteins:
- the LOC121998346 gene encoding WRKY transcription factor 22-like → MWSSSPWVAAEEEWDLGAVVRGRRPSSTRLDEAEAGKSGSFSGFPDLLQRRDGFQELEELYKPFFFSKSQQKPLQLRWSPPASWLSPANVSTAVVGFPQPHPPSRQVHRLPPQIPRSKRRKNQQKKVVCQVPADGLSADVWAWRKYGQKPIKGSPYPRGYYRCSSSKSCLARKQVERSRVDPAMFIITYTAEHNHPVATHRNSLADSTRHKFPSPASASAVTDDSTEPSSANHPSNPPSVGLSPTTPLAVSMDDETLRRRSEDAEGGDEADDDEEEAEMLLDVEGTDVDDLQLVGGAASPDAEALFDDESALGDHHFPPAWIPYSSSSSSSSTATAASS, encoded by the exons ATGTGGTCGTCCTCGCCGTGGGTGGCCGCCGAGGAAGAGTGGGATCTCGGCGCGGTGGTGAGGGGTCGCCGTCCTTCGTCGACGAGGCTGGATGAGGCGGAAGCGGGTAAAAGTGGTTCCTTTTCGGGTTTCCCGGATCTGCTCCAGAGACGGGATGGGTTCCAGGAGCTGGAGGAGCTCTACAAGCCTTTCTTTTTCTCGAAAAGTCAGCAGAAGCCGCTGCAGCTGCGATGGAGTCCTCCGGCGTCGTGGCTTTCCCCCGCCAACGTTTCAACCGCCGTCGTAGGGTTTCCGCAGCCACATCCACCATCCCGGCAAGTTCACCGGCTGCCGCCTCAGATTCCTCGTTCTAAAAGAAG GAAAAACCAGCAGAAGAAGGTGGTTTGCCAGGTGCCGGCCGACGGGCTCTCCGCCGACGTGTGGGCGTGGCGAAAGTACGGCCAAAAACCCATCAAGGGCTCTCCTTATCCTCG GGGATACTACCGTTGCAGCAGCTCAAAGAGCTGCCTCGCTCGAAAGCAGGTGGAGCGAAGCCGAGTTGATCCGGCCATGTTCATCATCACCTACACCGCTGAGCACAACCACCCTGTGGCCACTCATCGCAACTCCCTTGCCGACAGCACCCGCCACAAATTCCCTTCCCCTGCCTCTGCATCCGCCGTCACAGACGACAGCACCGAGCCCTCATCCGCCAACCACCCATCCAACCCCCCGTCAGTAGGTCTTTCCCCGACCACCCCGCTCGCCGTCTCCATGGACGACGAAACCCTCCGCCgccgctcggaagacgcggagGGCGGCGACGAAGCGGATGACGACGAGGAAGAGGCTGAAATGCTACTGGACGTGGAGGGCACGGACGTAGACGATTTGCAGCTTGTGGGCGGAGCTGCCTCGCCGGATGCGGAGGCCTTATTCGACGACGAAAGCGCGCTGGGGGATCACCATTTTCCGCCCGCATGGATTCCgtacagcagcagcagcagcagcagcagcacggCCACTGCAGCCAGCAGCTGA